In the genome of Calothrix sp. PCC 6303, the window TTATCAGAGTCGGGCAAAATAAGTACAGCTTTAGAAGCAGTAGCATTTTCAATCAAAACTTGCATGAGATTAACTAGCAATTTATCTAGTTCAATTTCTCCACTAATTGCATGAGAAGCTTTGATTAAACTCACAAAATCTAATGTTTCGATAATTTTTGTACTACTTCCAGTAATAGTTTTTCCGTAACTACTATTAATGGAAATAGTTTCTTTAGAATTTAAACTGCTAATTTCACTTTGTTTTATTGCACTCAATAAATTAGGATAGTGTTTTTCGAGATATTCAACTTTTGCTAATGCACCCCAACGTGCATAACAATAATAAGCGTTAATTAAATAGGTTTGAGCAATCGTTTGTTTATCCCATCCTAAATAGAATTTAGCTGCAAGTTCATTTGCAAGGGCTTCTTCTTGAATATATTGATTTTCCTTGGCAAGAGAAATGGCTTTATCATAATAGTCCATCGCTATTATTTTTTCATCCAATACTCGATGCATTTCTGCTTCAACAAGATAGTATTTATGTAAAAAATTCATTGGTGCATGGTTTGCCCAATGTTTCATTTTCTCTTGATTTGCATTTACTTTTTCTAAAAATTGATTCTGTTGTAATGATTTATTATCAAAATATTCAGCTAACCTGGTAAGTGAATCATAAAAATAAAATGCAGGTATAATCAACGAGCCTGTTAAACTAGCAATATATTTTTCGGCTTTTGCTGAATATTCTAAAGCTGACTGAAAATTACTAAATGAATAATTAAGAATAAATTTATTGAGATAAACCATGCATATAGCAGTAGCATCATTCATTTTATAATGAATTGGTAACATGGATTCTTCATTATATGCTTCCCCAATTAAAGAAGCTTTATTCTCAGTTTTATTGAGAAGATTTAGAACTGTCTGTCGCCAAATTTGTATATACCCAAGACTGGTTTTTTGTTTCAAAGATTTAAGTGTATCCGAATACGTAGCCATTTCATGCTCAAGTTCTGTCAGTTCCCTACCAGTAAAATATGAAATGTAAGAATAATTATTTAATCCATAAGCTGCAAACTCTAAATCACCAATGTCTAATGCAATTTTATACACTTCCTGTAATGGCTTTAAAAACTTATTTGCATGATTTTTCCAGTGTCCAACAAAGCTGTTATAAGGAAGTAAAACTTTAGCTTGTAGTGAAGTAGCGTTGGTTTTAGATAATACATTTAAAGATAAGTTTCCAAATTCATAACCAGAATCTATATCACCAACTACAGCACACAAAAGAAATGCATAAGTACAATAACCATTAGCTGATATGCCCGTGTTACCATGTTCAATTGATAAGTCAACCATTTTCAGGCTGACTAAAGGTACAAAGTCGGGATGTCCAAGATATGCAGCAGTAAACATACTTGATAAAATACGCATTGCTGCTAGAATCTCTAAATCGATCATTTCTGGCAGGTTGATTAAATCTGCTATTTCCTGACCATTTAATTTTTCTGCTGTTGTCTGAAATGCTTGTTGAATGTCTCCTGGTGATGGAGATGCTGGAAATTCAACATTGAGGAGTTTGAGAATATCTAACGCTGTTTTTAAAGCTTCTGTAAGTCTATTTTGGACGATATCAGCTTGAATTTTGATTTCGTATACTTTGATTTTTTCTGACAGACTTTGAGCAGAATTAATAACTTTTTCTGCTAATTTCTCCATTTTTTCAAAGTCACCACTGAGATAAGCTGCTTCACATGCTTCTTCATGTAGTGCTAAACAGAAGGCATATTGATTTTGCCAGCTATCTGGGGTAATGATTTCTAATCCTAAATTCAAATATTTAATCGCTGCTATATAAGCGGTAGAACTTTTGGCTTTTCGTCCAGCAATTAAATTTAATTCTGCAAGTTTATGTAGTTCTTCTTGGTTTCTAATTAGTTCTACACCATAGTTCAACTGATTAACTATATTGAATATTTTGTCTTCTATTTCTGCTTCGGGAGTATTGTTGAGTAACAATTGACCGATATTAAAGTGGGTTGATTTTTTCTCGTCTTCGGGAATTAAAGAATATGCAGCTTGTTGTACGCGGTCGTGCAGAAATTTATAAGTTGCTATTTGGTTATGATTACTCACTATTTTATCGATGTTCTCTTGCTCTGTTACTAACAATAAATCATCGGAGTCTACTTTAAAAAACTTATAAACTTCGTTAGTGGGAATAATCAATCCTTCTTGCAATGCGTTCCATAAATCAGTTGCGGTTTCTTCTTGTGATTTATTATTAACGATTGCAAGCACTCCCAAGTCAAATTGATTACCAATACAAGCAGCTAATTTCAGAGTTTGTTGAGTTACTTGTGGTAGCTTTTGAAGCTGAACTGCAATAAAATCGACGACATTATCGGAAAGCGACAATTCTTGGATTTGAGATAAATGGCACTGCCAACATTCGGCATCAAAGTTATAGTAAATTAACTCTTCTTGGTATAATGATTTGAGAAATTGATTGCTAAAGAAGGGATTTCCTTGGGTTTTTCGATAAATTAGTTTTGTTAGCGGTTGGACGATTTCTGGGGTACATTTCAGGGTATCAGCAACTAAATACGCAAGATTATTTTCGGATAAAGGTTTAAGTGTAATTGTATTAACTTCGACATTTTCTTGAGAAATTGCATCCAATGTCAACATTAATGGATGTGCTGGTGAGACTTCATTATCTCGATAAGCTCCAATTAACAATAAATGTTGAGTTTCTTTTTCACAAGCTAATGTTTGCATCAAATTTAATGATGCTGAATCTGCCCATTGTAAATCGTCGATAAAAATAACTAAAGGATGTTTTTTATTTGTAAAAACTTGAATAAATTTTTGAAATAGTAAATTAAAGCGATTTGTTGCCGCATTACCTGTAAGTTCTGCAACTGCTGGTTGTATCCCAATGATTTTTTCCAGTTCGGGTATTACCTCAGTAATAACTCTACCCTGTTCCCCCAATGCTACCAAAATCTTTGTTTTCCATTGCTGAAGTTGGGTTTCTCTTTCACAGAGTAGTTGTTCGATTAAATCACGAAAAGCTTCTAAAAATGCCGAAAAAGGAATATTACGTTGTAATTGGTCGTATTTACCTTTGATAAAGTAGCCCCGTTGCCGCACTATGGGTTTATGGACTTCGTTGACTACTGCTGTTTTTCCGATACCGGAGAAACCAGCTACTAACATCACTTCTACCCCTTTATTTTTCTTGTTACTGGGGTTAGCAATGCGTTCAAAAGCTGATAAAAGTGATTTTACTTCAACTTCACGACCATAGAGTTTTTCGGGGATGGCAAAGCGATCGCAAATGTCTTTTTGTCCTAAATCAAAGTTAACAATTTCTCCAGTTTCCTGATAATTTTGCCAAGCTTTTTCGAGGTCGAATTTCAATCCTAAAGCACTTTGATAGCGTTCTTCAGCATTTTTCGCCATTAATTTAGCAATGATATTCGCAAGAACTTCCGGAATTGCTGGATTAATACTGTTAACCAAAGGAGGTTTCTTTACCAAATGGCAGTATACCAACTCCATCGGATCATTGCTGGT includes:
- a CDS encoding ATP-binding sensor histidine kinase — its product is MKLTGYQFLEQIYSGSKTLVYRGIQEKSDKPVVIKLLRSEYPTFQELLLFRNQYTIAKNLNFPGVIKTYSLEPYQNSYALVMEDFGGISLQEFTQGEKINSLKDFFSIALQIVTTLEGLYSDACGGLRLRIIHKDIKPANILINPTTKQIKLIDFSIASLLPRETQPPKSLNVLEGTLAYISPEQTGRMNRLVDWRSDFYSLGVTLFELLAGQLPFTSNDPMELVYCHLVKKPPLVNSINPAIPEVLANIIAKLMAKNAEERYQSALGLKFDLEKAWQNYQETGEIVNFDLGQKDICDRFAIPEKLYGREVEVKSLLSAFERIANPSNKKNKGVEVMLVAGFSGIGKTAVVNEVHKPIVRQRGYFIKGKYDQLQRNIPFSAFLEAFRDLIEQLLCERETQLQQWKTKILVALGEQGRVITEVIPELEKIIGIQPAVAELTGNAATNRFNLLFQKFIQVFTNKKHPLVIFIDDLQWADSASLNLMQTLACEKETQHLLLIGAYRDNEVSPAHPLMLTLDAISQENVEVNTITLKPLSENNLAYLVADTLKCTPEIVQPLTKLIYRKTQGNPFFSNQFLKSLYQEELIYYNFDAECWQCHLSQIQELSLSDNVVDFIAVQLQKLPQVTQQTLKLAACIGNQFDLGVLAIVNNKSQEETATDLWNALQEGLIIPTNEVYKFFKVDSDDLLLVTEQENIDKIVSNHNQIATYKFLHDRVQQAAYSLIPEDEKKSTHFNIGQLLLNNTPEAEIEDKIFNIVNQLNYGVELIRNQEELHKLAELNLIAGRKAKSSTAYIAAIKYLNLGLEIITPDSWQNQYAFCLALHEEACEAAYLSGDFEKMEKLAEKVINSAQSLSEKIKVYEIKIQADIVQNRLTEALKTALDILKLLNVEFPASPSPGDIQQAFQTTAEKLNGQEIADLINLPEMIDLEILAAMRILSSMFTAAYLGHPDFVPLVSLKMVDLSIEHGNTGISANGYCTYAFLLCAVVGDIDSGYEFGNLSLNVLSKTNATSLQAKVLLPYNSFVGHWKNHANKFLKPLQEVYKIALDIGDLEFAAYGLNNYSYISYFTGRELTELEHEMATYSDTLKSLKQKTSLGYIQIWRQTVLNLLNKTENKASLIGEAYNEESMLPIHYKMNDATAICMVYLNKFILNYSFSNFQSALEYSAKAEKYIASLTGSLIIPAFYFYDSLTRLAEYFDNKSLQQNQFLEKVNANQEKMKHWANHAPMNFLHKYYLVEAEMHRVLDEKIIAMDYYDKAISLAKENQYIQEEALANELAAKFYLGWDKQTIAQTYLINAYYCYARWGALAKVEYLEKHYPNLLSAIKQSEISSLNSKETISINSSYGKTITGSSTKIIETLDFVSLIKASHAISGEIELDKLLVNLMQVLIENATASKAVLILPDSDKLVIEAIALSTNTVINVLQSIPVEESQDVPLNLINYVSRKREHVIFNDSKLKIEDSKSQNQNLTDPYIIQNQPKSLLCNPILKQGRLVAILYLENNLTSGAFTNDRLQVINLLCSQAAISLENARLYQQSQDNAQQLEDSIAELKQAQLQLVQSEKMSTLGNLVSGIGHEINNPINYLSGNLQPAQEYVQDLLTFIDLYQKYYPHPVAEIAKEIESRDLDYVKEDLPKVISSMQQAIDRIYDISISLRTFSRADTQKKIPFNLHEGIDSTLMILQHRLKASESRPRIQVVKNYGNLPEVKCFPGQLNQVFMNLLANAIDALEESNTGSTFQEIELNPNCITISTSLDEVKKLVTIIIQDNGSGMTAEVKAKIFDHLFTTKAVGKGTGLGLAIAHQIIVEKHGGILDVDSVPGEGAAFIISIPLE